A single region of the Tissierellales bacterium genome encodes:
- a CDS encoding NUDIX hydrolase gives MGYIMDLRKHVGHAPLIMAGAGVLVLSENNEVLLQKRSDNLCWGIIGGSIELGETLEETAKREALEEAGIEVFDLKLFNVYSGPNSYYKYPNGDEVYNVATIYTTYHYSGDLRPDKNETLELKFFPIDNIPNKINPPDKIILKDLVARITNTRLL, from the coding sequence ATGGGTTATATAATGGATTTACGAAAACACGTCGGACATGCTCCATTAATCATGGCTGGTGCGGGAGTATTGGTTTTAAGTGAAAATAATGAAGTATTATTGCAAAAAAGAAGTGACAATCTTTGCTGGGGCATAATAGGTGGTAGCATTGAACTTGGTGAAACGCTTGAGGAAACTGCCAAAAGAGAAGCTTTAGAAGAAGCTGGCATTGAAGTATTTGATTTAAAGCTATTTAATGTATACTCCGGACCAAATAGTTACTACAAATATCCAAATGGTGACGAAGTCTACAATGTTGCAACTATTTACACTACCTATCATTATTCTGGTGATTTACGCCCTGACAAAAATGAAACATTAGAACTCAAATTTTTTCCAATAGATAATATTCCAAATAAAATAAATCCCCCAGACAAAATAATTCTGAAGGATTTAGTAGCGCGAATTACAAACACCCGACTCTTGTGA